In Thunnus albacares chromosome 1, fThuAlb1.1, whole genome shotgun sequence, the DNA window ggaagttcAACACACTGTCGATTTATTAATCTTACTGGGAAAATTTCACATCCATAAATCCAATTACTGGTGGTCTCGACCatcatttgaacttttcatgaTTGAATTTAGAAAGTATTTTGAGTATATCCAACTtataaacacaaagaaatgtgcacatacactcAGTATgctcaatcattttttaaagattttattgCCTACCTTTTTTattgagttattttttaaattaattttattatcattacttTAAACCCTATGTCCTGTTACCATGATGAATGTATCCACCGATAGAAATTGAAGTCATGCctgttatctttatttcattatgatgcctcagtgttttttctgttgtcttaATGTCACATGCTGTAAGTGACggtttctataaataaagagatggagaaaaaaagtctccctttctgtctgtctgtctctctctgtgtcttttttaaattttatttttcaagaaaTAACAAGACATGACAGGACAAACTGTAGCCTATCATTCATCGGAGGAGGATAGTAAACGTATTTACACAGCAAAAACCACGAGGCAAGGTAGGCAACTACCTGGGGCTCCGATCTAAAAGGGCCCCAAACAGCTATGGATTAATTATGATGTTtagacataaaaaatattgaattatgttacCATTCTAGCTCATTTTACCCTGAAATAACCCTGAATTAAGGCCCCCAAAGCACTcgcagattcagattttatgATGCActattattgattaaactatccagcattaTATAAAACAGTTAGCATTAAAAGCTTCACTCTGAACAGACGTTAAGTAAATTAAAGTCTTGTGCTGATAAAACCTCTATTTCACTTCTAAgtaaaaaatttaaatgcaggacttttgcttgtttttgttttcttggcTTCAGTTAATGCTATTAAGATGAAAGTTTGGAGTTTGGTTGTGCGTCTGTCTGCGTCTCCGTCTCTCTACCTGtatctgcctgcctgcctgtctgtctgtctgtctgcgtcAGCCTGATTACTTCGCTGCCTGTCTATCTGCCTGCAtatactgtctctctctctctctccgtacGCTGTGTGTTCATAGCAGAAAGTCAACAGTGGCTCACCCTCACTGTCATTCACGCCCACAAAGACAAAGACGTCCAAAACACATACTGCGATTTTGCACGGTCAGTGGTTTCAGCAATACGTGACCAACACCGCCATCACTGGTAACTGTTATAACACATATAGTGACGCTTTCATTATTGTCATAGTGTTGCAAGATCAATTAAAACGTGactaaagacacatttttatggGTCCAAGTTGTCAATAAATGTTCAGCGGTAAAGAATTAATTAGCATTACCTGATCTATCCACAATggtgttgtcatggtaacagaAATAACAGAGATTTTTTCCCAAGTTTATACATGAACTGTAGAACCACATACTTTAACCAAAATACACCAATTGTCCAAGAATCCCGCATGGATTATATCAAAGTAAGGCTGcaaataaagattattttcattaccagATTAATCTGTACATTATTTCCTTTgttaatcaataaattgttcATGGTGTGAATCACAACTTCCTTGTTTTATCCGACCGTCAGTCCAAAGCaattaaaatatgacaaaaaaagacacatttttacgggttgaagtttttaaaaaaaaaagatgtttgttGTCAGCAGGGATGGAAGAACTACTCACATCTGTTACTTCAATAAAAGTAGCAACAccacagtgaaaaaaatactCATTACTTTAAATAATCTTACCAGcaaaagtatataagtattatgTATTTAAAGGATGGActcacaatgtttcaagtgtgtcttaaaacaacagttaggagcccaaatgaacattaaaacatgtttttcttgctgtaataattcctcctgttcatactgagcattagaagatcccttcataatatactgtatttactaattgttggatttattttattattattatcattattatttataaggTTTGGTTAAttaatagaaacacacacagtggtgaTGTCATGTCATGTGGTGTCTAAAGAGGGTTTTGTGGTTATCTTGTTCTTGCAGACTCACAGAAGCCCAGCCTACTCTGCACTTTATCTCAGAAGCAGATGctatttacagcttttttttttgtttgtttgtttgtttttaactatgTTTAGcctgcagtttttgtttttaatagaaaactgacagtagagagctgacaggaaaggaagaaagaaagagagaaagttgaggaatgaaatgaaacaaaggtTCCCAGCTGGACCCGAACGTGAGACGCTGCAGTTACATAGTTCAGAAAACCTCACGGCCAGCAGACATGTTCCAGAATGTATTTAAACTTCATCACCAGTATAATCActggtttcagtttcagtgtgaGTGAGCTCTGGCAGTCACTCTGAAGACATAAACATCCTCACTTTATCAAACACAAACCGGTTTGGATGAGCAGAGGTGGAGATTATTATGGAACAGTTGCTTAAACACCAGTTTGTTAATGATTGCAGTGTTACTGGTGCTTACAGGCAACAGTTTACTGCATTATGTAAAGTTATTACCCAAAAGAGGAAACAGTCCCTGTCAGCAATATTAGAACTTTTCTAttgctcatgttttttttgtttttttttttttacttcctgtggtttttgttcttgtgttactcagtttttcagttgactcacattttgtttttgttgttgatctttcagtttgcagtttttgtcatttatcttgattatatttctttctttatttctgttctttcttcaTGTAACATTACTTTCCATTAGTTTAGCTGTTTACAAGTTGCAAGTGATGATTTTTAATTATCTGTTAATGCattaatttttttaatacaaatgcATCAAACATTTGGTAAATAAAGTCAAacataataatgacaaataagGATAAACATCCATCAAAGCTCAAGGTGACcctaaataataaaaaaaaaaccccaaatattTAGAAGATATTTTATTCACAATAATATGAAACAGTCTgatttcaaatgataaaaatgcCAACTAGTAAACAACCACTCGATCGATTGGCCTTATAATTTCAGTAGCTTGAAGAGACAGTTTTGCGGGTTGCAGTAAGCCAGAAGAGtcatttctgtgtctgtttcagTTCTGTTGGTGTGGACGGAGACCACAGGGAGGAAGTTCCCAACCACTAAGCACAAGTCTCAGCGACACCCTCATGTCACTAGTTGTCTTATCaccatattttttatatctgtGGGAGAGTGAACCACAGATGACTCCTTGGACTCTCacttgaaaacaacaaacaatattttacaCCACTTGACCTCAGTCTCGTTTATTCCTTCATCTCCATTTGTATGTCATGTCCAATAGAAATGCAGTACATCGTGTggaaatgtcaacattttaacacattttgagTCTGAAATGCATTCAGGATGTGGAGAGGCGGTGAAACTGTCACCTCACAGTCATATCTCATTGTTAATATCACAACTCAAGTTAACTTTCATGTCACTTTCCACGTTCATTACTGTAAAGACGAACCTTGCACGTAAGCTGCTTCCTTTAGCATTCAGCAGTGTTCATTtagttatttatgtttttattgggaCCGTGTACAGTGTTAAagttaaatgttaacatttacagCTAATTTTGATCTGCAGTCCcttataattaaaacatataacagcataataacaaacatacacaggacacattatacaagCTACATACAACAGCTCATGTATTCATGAATCTGTTTTTGGCCTCtaaggggtaaaaaaaaaaagatcaaacaaaAAGCTGACAGACACATAACCTTCACATATTATCACATTATATCAATTGTTATGGCTAATATGacagcaaacagttgcttactgtcacacacacagcacaaaaacaacattatcatCCGCTTTTAGTCTCCGGTCACCTGACAAATATAAGGGACTGTACAGttattgtgtaatttttctttactttgcccttgactgagaaaaaaaaacaattcaccTTTCCCCCTAATGTTTCAACATAATATAACAGCAATGAGTTGGTACAACAAGATTAAAAATGGGTGTCAAATATTCACCAGCAGGCctctgatgaagcagattattacagtttatttatagtttattaCAGTTGGCAGTGGAACCGCTCTAATCAGGTTTTACTACTGGGACAAGCAGAAGTTAATCCTCCTCTGGTTAGGCAACATCTTATTTAAATATGAGCTTTGTACACTGATCACCTTTTTGTTGGCACATAAGCAATGAAACGCCGCCGTGTCATTCACAGATAGTTAAATGTTCTCATAACGGTGTGAAACAGTTTAACAGTCAGCACATGTTCAGTTCAGTAAAACACCTTTAACTGTGCTACTTGGAGTCGTTCCAGGTAGTAAACGGGCTTGATGTTTTATCTATGTAGGTTAAGTGTATTGGATTCATGCTCATATTTGAAGAGTGCATCAATTTTTGTGACTTGATTACATGTTTTTGTGGTGCTAAAATCGCTCTGAAACTGCAGGTGGTGGTTAAATATAGTGAGTGGGAAGTGTAGTGAGGAGTGCAAAATACTTCAAAAgcataaaaagataaaaaaaaaaaatatacatttagcCATGATAAGTGCTGCTCAGATCCAGTCTCCCCCCCTTCAAAATGAGCGACccataaataaatatgtgctCTCAGAATAGTAGTAAGTGTCTACATATGGTGTTGTAGCTCTGCGGGTGTTGATTTCAGGAGGTCTCGGTCGTGTCCCAGCTGGTCATAGTCTCTGATCCGTTCCAGCGTTTCCCTGCAGGCAGCCGCTCTCATCTCTGCCGTCATGACTAACGCCCCCACGGCTGACACACTTGTTAGCTCCATGATTCAGCAGCTGGCCCAGAGTGTCTGCGAGTCGCTTTTTAAGAGCTTTTTAAGAGGCATTTCAAATGAATCATGAGACCattttcaccacacacacaaaaaaaaaagaaagaaaaagaaaatgaaaacactgtctCATGTAGCTTTTTCTGCACAGACTGTTCAGAAAACTACTGAAACTGCTCAGTTTGTTTACGGCActgaagacatttaaaaatatgtgtttttattcttgctGCTTCAGTTGGATGCAAACTAACGTATGTGCAAAGTCTGACACtgaaaggctgttttcataatcatctgctgaaagtggaaagtttctctgcgctcCGTGAAAATCTAATTTTGTGCCTTTTGGGTATTTGAGCATGATATGTGACATCACGACTAGCTTGGAAGCCAAAcggtccagtatgcagcttacacaagtgtgatgtggaaacttgaaacctccagtgcacaaacactgagaatgaactttacagtgaagtttcaacaacaaggcaactcaaagtgctttacagagaacataaaaggcatcgagacagaatataaaagcaacacaagacaacgtaaagagacatttaaatataGTTAAGTGTTTAagaaggagacatctggtgtccagcagttcaactgtttttcttttttaaccttTACTTGTTCAGGGGAATTTTCACTATGAgtaattcttttatttttctggaaCGTcttgatcacattcacacagttataCAATCATatctggaagctgcccagtacaaccacagtctgatctgctgccACTGGAGCAGCTAAACTGGAGCGGTTGGGGTTAAGGAGGGTCTTGCTCAAGGTGGTAACGAGGGAGGGGCGATCACTGCTTTCACTTTCCCACCCGGATTTATCCTGCCGGTCTGGAGGATTGAACCAGCAACCCTCCAGTCAAAAGCTTGCTCCTCTAACCTTCAGACCACCACTGACCTTTGAAATTAatgatatttgcatatttatagattctggattttttcaTGAGggagacacacattattgttcccaacagagtattttttatatctcTTAATATATATCTGGCAGGTATCTTTAAATCTattaaatagtttaaaaaacccctccagacatgtttttttttaggtttttaaaaatactaataatttgtgtcagatatgttgatatgatatgttaaaaaagttcaattacaaaaaataacatctacttcttcttcctcattgaaaaaagacaccagatgtttcctccttcactgtaaagtccatctcagtggaggcttcaagtctccacatcacacatgtttaagttacatactggaccatgattggctacAAGCtatgtgatgtcacaaatgatGCTCTTAAGTAAAAgccttaaactgagatttaaggtgcacaaagagaacaacatccaactgaaggaacaagaaggaaaactcattttttgagtggaggaagACTTTAAGGAGTTTGGATATAGTAGCAGTATAAGTAAAGATATTTTATAGCTTTTCATGAGCTGTGAGCACATTAAATGCCTAAAATGATACCAGTTTTGATTTTGCACCGGCAGCCTTCTAGGAAAAATAGCCTTGACTCAGTGATGTGGATTGTATATTGTCAACAAGTCAACAAGTGAAGAATTTCTGTAAACAAACTCATACATTGATTCAGTGGATTCAAATGAACACGGTGCTGATTTTATGTACGTGCtgatacacacatatactgtacacagtaTCCATGAGACTTCTCAGATAGCATTAATGTTATGGGAACTACAGTCTAGCACAAGTTTACAGAGCAAACAGTATTGTGCAAGCGTGCTTGTGTAAACGTCAGCTGAGGCTGTCGGTATGAATCAATCTGAACTTGACTGGAACTCACGAGTCTTTAATGTCTGAATGAATACTTtcattagaaaaataaaatcaaaatgtgcAACAACTATTGCAACAAGTCTGTGAGCACTTTTGATAGGACACTAACAGTGAGCATTAAAAGGGAACTCAATTGATTTTATACATTAGATTCTGTTTCCAGGTCTCGGGGAGCactgctgcatgtgtgtaaaaGGTCGTATAAAGTCTTTCGTGtgtccagagggagctgtgtgaaatctgataaattgcctcaagtgcTCAAAGGCTGAAGgctacaagtttgaaaagtaaaagaaaatctgGGGACGTGGAGTTaaaaagaagtgaggttaccagacctctgtagctcctcatctccgctggaggctagcagctccaggctacattagcaaGAGGGGTCTGTGTGCTACACGACAacccctgacctttgacccctaaaccctaaccctaacactaaccatCTCACCactcatgcctaaacctaaccaagtgggtgtgtcctgtagcatggatgtataataagagctggatagggcgccactgctcagccttgcagccaatttttcccagtggccactcacgGTATCGCAGCGAAAAATCCCCATgtggcccaaaaaggattttccccgTCGACcgccattgtaaaagagacgcctgtaaaactgttgacaggaccccTCGAACTGCACACAACATCAAATATGACTATTTctgttatgaacttttgatccatggaggttttatgtttgtaaaactttcctcaagccaagaaaagcgatttaaaaatccgtgacgtcatcacaatgtaaagtctatgggctgagcgGGAGCTCGTAGGCCGTACAACAcggaagcaaacccagaagctagaaactttttttggtgtatgcacCAGGCGAGCagttcctataggactgaatgggcgccatttttagtccggtatccagctcttataacaCATCCATGTCCTGTAGATACTGCAAgacattagccgctactagcataacacactcGAATCTCCACACGTCTATATCACCAACACaaatgttcatactgacctATATTCAGTTATTATAGACAAAATGCACAGGAAAAAGTTGTCTTTgtccaaaacacacagcacaaagGACATTATTGACTAAAAAATATACTTCAGTTCTTTAGCTGAGAATTGCGCTGTATGTAAAGACAgatcattttcaaaaaatagaATCATTCTTCTCTGATGTGCAACTgtatttttaacaaatatttgtgtgtatcaATCATCCTTTAGAGCCTGATACGGTCCTACGTATTGCAGCCTCTTGTAAAGGACCTGTACAAGTCACCGTTGTGATTCTGAATGGTTTGTGTATCGCTGATCATTTATCTTTGCTGTCCAGGTTCTGTGAAGTCCAGGTTGATCCCGGACAGCAGCTCTCCTCCACAGGAGCGGTTCAGCAGCTCTTTCAGGGCTTCATTCACGTCGTTGTTGAAGACAGTGGAGAAGTTACAGTTGGGGTaacctccaccacctccaacCATGGGAGATGAACCCATCACCTCCTGCACCCATTTCAGCTCGTTGCTAAGCTCCTGGCGCAGCGCGTCCAGGTGGTTCTGTCTCTCCTGGTAACGGTTGCCGATGGCGCTGAGGCTGGAGCTGAAGGCCTGCATGTCGTCCTGCAGGCTCCTCTTCATGGCCTCCACTTTGCGGAACTCGTAGCGGATTTGTGAGATGTCGTGACGCACTTCTTCGCTCTCCTCTTTATACCAGGCCTCCTTTTCATTGTATATAGAAACCATGGCGTCGATATCTTCCTGCAGATAGTCATGGGCTGCTGCCAGGCTGGCGAACGAGCTCTCCATCTGGTCAATGTCCTCCACCACCTGGGCGAAGCGTTCAAAGTTTACATAGGTGTTGTTGGGGGGCATGCTCGAGTGGGATTTGATAGTGTACTCCCTCAGGCGCTTCGTCTTCAGCTGGCGCCGCTCCTGTTTCTTCGGCTCTTGGGCTTTATTTTCCTCCTTGTGCTCGTTGGACTTTAGGGTTTAAAGAAGGGAAAGTTAGGAACtgtcaaacatttaaaacatatgataataatacaataatacaatagacaaaacaaaaataaaataaaatgtaataaagtttTCACTTTACCTTAATCCATGGGTGATTAAGAGCATCTTGAATTGTTAATCTTTTCctgtaagagaaagaaaaacacccaAATCATGTTGCGAAACTTTCATAATCACTCATGCATTATGTGATTTTGGTGAGCAgaacaaattttaaaaacacagagattaCATTTCTTGTACTAACTAGCACAAGTGTGCCCTGAGGACAATGTAATTCAATAAGTTACACTTAAGCTCTTACTTCGTATCCTTCTCCAGCAACTGGCTGATGAATTTCTTGGCCAGCTCACTCGTATGGCAGAAGAACTCTTCATCAAACTCATAATTTATGGCCAAAATGTTCCTCAGGGTGTCTTGTTTGGTCTCCCCCAGGAAAGGTGAAGCACCACTCAGCCTGGAACAAAAAACATTAGAGGAAGTGCTGTTTATCATCCTGTTTGAGGGGAAAGTGTATGATATACATTAAGTGGaattatgttcatgtttttgttgtggttCACTTGCAGGATGTAGGTGATGACCCCGATGCTCCACATGTCCGCTTCTAATCCCAGCGGCTCGTAGTTGACGATCTCCGGTGcttgaaaggaaaacaaacggcaggaaaaaaaatgatcataaTTTAAGTAGCAGAAACATTAATAAACTTGAGAAAAAGGAATAAATAACAGATGAACTCGTCTTACCTACGAACTCTGGTGTTCCGAAGATGTTTTTGAACTCAACACCAGCTTCGATCTTGTGAGCGAGACCGAAATCGATCAGTTTGATTCTTGGCAACGGCACATTCTTGTCCAGTAACA includes these proteins:
- the dapk2a gene encoding death-associated protein kinase 2a, coding for MDLFKQQKVEDFYEIGEELGSGQFAIVKQCREKSTGLEFAAKFIKKRQSMASSRGVRREDIEREVDILQQIQHPNIVTLHDVYENRTDVVLILELVSGGELFDFLAQKESLSEEEATQFIKQILEGVNYLHSRKIAHFDLKPENIMLLDKNVPLPRIKLIDFGLAHKIEAGVEFKNIFGTPEFVAPEIVNYEPLGLEADMWSIGVITYILLSGASPFLGETKQDTLRNILAINYEFDEEFFCHTSELAKKFISQLLEKDTKKRLTIQDALNHPWIKSNEHKEENKAQEPKKQERRQLKTKRLREYTIKSHSSMPPNNTYVNFERFAQVVEDIDQMESSFASLAAAHDYLQEDIDAMVSIYNEKEAWYKEESEEVRHDISQIRYEFRKVEAMKRSLQDDMQAFSSSLSAIGNRYQERQNHLDALRQELSNELKWVQEVMGSSPMVGGGGGYPNCNFSTVFNNDVNEALKELLNRSCGGELLSGINLDFTEPGQQR